The genomic DNA AGAAGTGGCATTTATCAGCACACGCACCGCACCTTACGCATATATCCATAAAGAGCCTGAAAGAGCGGTATTTGCCGAGCTTATCTTTAAGCCCTTCGATGAGAATCTCCTGCCAGTTCTCAGGCAGTTTCCAGTCCTCCTCCTTTGGGGACCAGTCCCTCGCATTGGGGAAGTTAACAGCATCTAAGTTTTTCTTTTTTGCACCCCAGCAATACATGCCGGGCTTAAACTCAGCAGGGGTGTCCATCCACCACTTCATTGGAGGCTTGTAATCTATGCTTACCACTAACTCATTTGGTTTTATAATCTTGCTCGTTGCCATATTTACTCCTTTTCCACTGGTATTCCGACTGATTTCATTTTATCCCTAAAGTCATTCTCGTATTCCTCGTATGTATGAACCTTGACAGGGTAATCCCATGGGTTTATGTGCCTTTTTTCCCTGCTATTGCCAGTAAGGTTTCTCGTTGGGCTCATGAAGACTCCACCCATGTGCATGAGCTTACTGAAAGGGAAATAGGCAATCAAGGTGCTAACCAGAAAAAGGTGGATATAAAATATAACTCCAATGCCCTCTGGAACCTTTGGTGCAAAACTCACAAGACTCATTGCCAGCTCTTTGACTGCTACGATATGGGTCTTATAGAAATACCTCATCAGCACACCCGATGCCGCTATGCCGAATATCAAAAACAAAGGGAAGTAATCAGCAGGCAGTGAGATGTATCTGACCTGAGGTAGATAAACCCTCCTTATGAATAGGTATGTCACAGCGGCTAATATAGCCACATCCGTTATATAAAGCAAAGGCACACCTACCTGAAGGAAACTATCGAGCCCCTCAACAAGACCAATGAAAGCAGGCACCTTTCCTATAAAGAACCTGTAGTGCCTGATGAGGACGAAAAGGAATGACCAGTGAAACGCAAGCCCTGCCAGCCAGAGATACTTTTCTGAGCCATAAACGATTTTCCCTGACTTCATCTCTGTCTTCAGATTTCTAAACAGCGAACGGAAAAGGAGCACCTCAAGTGCCATCCTTACGATAACCCCAAATGTGCTCGAGGGGTTCTCTATCTTACTGTCTTTAATCCACGGAAGGGATTTTTGCTGTCCGCATGTCGTTGGTATGCGGAAAGGCACAGGACTCTTGCCCCATTTAACGACTCTCGAAATGAACCCTATGGTAAACACCGAAATAGCCACATAGGGGATGACAACCGCGAATAAGAAGTTTAGCTTCCCTACCTCTACTCCTATGAAGGCAAGCAAAACTAATACTAATACCGCAATAAATGGAATCACGGCTCTCATTTTGTTACCTCTTTTCTTTCTTGATTGTTATCATCAAGGCCAGGCTCGTCTTCCTGTGCCTCACATATCAGTTTTGCCCTTTGTAAAAGTCTAAAGGTGTTTCTTTTAACCTCGTTTGCCTTGATTTCGTAAAGCCTCTCACGGCATCCCATATATATGTCAAAGGACAAAAGGACAAGATTGTCTATTTTGGAATCAAGCAATGATAGTTCCTCGGAAGAGACCGCAAATGCACCGTTTGCAGCCTTCAGCTCGTCCCTGATTATTCTCTTCAGGAGGACAACAAAGGACACTGCAGAAGATGGAGCGAAATCCTGAATAGCCCTGATTCTAATGATATTGTCAAGGAAAGGAGATGCACCGTCAAAATCTCCAGCCTCCTTAATAATCTCATCGAAGATGCCGGCTATGCCTTCGTAGATTGTGTAGCCTACTGGATTATGAAACCTGTCTTTTTGATTCTTGAGAAAGCTTGCAGTGTCAGCAGGATATGTGTCTAAAATCGCATCGAACCATCTGCCTAAAATCTCAGACCTTTTCTCCAATAGACGATTCTTTAGCAGGGTATCCAAAATCAGGCTACTCCTTTTAATTGCATACTAAGTCTGCCTCACTTTCTAAAAACCTTCCACGAACATAAAACAAAGGTATTCAGGACGGCTTAATTCAGCCGCCCTTTCACACCTGCGCCCTTGAAAGCTAAACCCTATACACAGCCAGTTGGCTTTGGAAGCCCGGCAAATCTGCATGCCTGTTTTGCAGGACCTGCAGGATAAAGCTCATACAGATACTTTGTGTTTCCTTTCTCTGGTCCCATCACCTTTCCTATCTCCTTAACGAGTATCTTGATCATAGGAGCTATCTGATACTTCTGGTAATACTCTCTGAGGAAATTGATTATTTCCCAGTGAGCATCTGTCAGTGTGATGCCGTCCTGCCCTGCCAGATGCGCTGCCAGCTCAGGAGACCAATCACCAAGGTTTACGATATAACCATCGTCGTCAACCTCAATCTGTTTTCCCTGAAATTCCATCTGACCCATTTTTCCTACCTCCTTTTAAATTTGGTATGCTTTTGATATATTGATATATAGAAAGCTCCTCTATTGTAATTTCTTGCTTCCTCCCCACCTCCCTGAGTATAAAAAACACCCATAAACCCAATTAGCCTACTCAGGGTTCGGTTATAAAAAGTAATACAGAGACATGCAAAGGGTCAAATAAAAAAAATTTATAGACTTATATAGATATGCTTATATTTTGAATTTGCTTTTTTTTATATAATTTTTTTAAAATCTAAGATAGTGGAATTTTTATGGAAAACTCTGTATTAAATCTCATATTTCAGGCAGGGACTGTTGTAAAGGCGGTCCTCTTAATACTTCTTTTTTTCTCGGTTATGTCGTGGGCAATAATCTTTTTCAAGCATCGCTATCTAAAGCAGGCAGGCAAACAAAATGCTGTTTTTTTAAGGGCATATAGCTCTGGAGGCGAGATAAAAGAACTTTTTATAGAGGCAAAGAAATACAAGCTGAGCCCAATCTGTAATGTATTCCGTGAGGTCTACTCAGAGAGGCTTCATCCTGATAGGCAGGAGATAAGAAGGGCACTAAGAAGGTATGAGACATTGGAGGCTGAAAAACTCGAAAGGTATCTTAATTTCCTTGCCACAACAGGCTCCACAACGCCATTCATAGGGCTTTTTGGCACAGTATGGGGCATAATGAACTCATTTAGAAACATAGGTGAAGCAGGCAGTGCCACATTAGCAGTTGTTGCCCCTGGCATAGCAGAGGCACTTATTGCAACTGCAATGGGGCTTCTTGCGGCAATCCCTGCTGTCATTGCGTATAACTATTATCTAAGCAGAACAAGAAGCATAATAATCCAGATGGAGGACTTCTCAGAAGAGCTCATCGAGATTTTTCCCTTAAAGACACATGCGAATTGAAAGGCATAGAAAAGCACTATCAGAGATAAATGTCACGCCCCTCGTAGATGTTATGTTAGTGCTCCTCGTCATATTCATGGTCACAGCACCCCTCTTACAGCAGGGCATAGATGTGAACCTGCCTAAGGCAAAGGGAAAGGAGCTTTCAGTAAAAGAAAGGATAAACCTCACGATTAAAAAAGACGGTAGAATCTACATGAACGAAAACCCAATCTCTTTAAAAGAGATGAGGATTAAACTGAATTCGATAAGCAAGCTGAACCCAAATGTATATTTCAGGGCAGACAGAAATATTCCTTATGGCACGATTGTAGAGGTTATATCAGAGGTCAGGGAGGCAGGGATAGAAAGATTAGGAATGATTACCGAGCCTTCGGCAAGCATAAAGTAATGCTTTCCTCTGACTTAAAAACCGCAGGTCTTATCTCTTTCATCCTACACATTGGATTACTTTCATTGTTTCCGCTTGTCCTAAGACAGAGGTCATTCGATATATCACCTTCTTATACGGTAAGCCTTATCTCTCCTGATGAAATCCAAATGCCTGAGAAAAAGGCAATCCATATGATAGATGAAACTTCCAAAGAGACATCGGTAAAGGCAGAAGAAAAAACCAAAATCTCAAATACAACAGGCTCTGATAGGGAATCAGAGTATATAGATGACAGGATTGCTATCTTGAGAGGTATAAAAAAGGCACGGCAGAAGACTAAGGAAAAGGCAGAAATATCCATTGGCAAACAAACATCTTCTCAAAAAGGCTTTTTTGGACAAGATGAGTTCCCTTTAAGACTTAAATCCGCCATAGAGGCAGTGTGGGTTTTCCCAGGAGAAGGAAAGGGTCTTGAGGCAGTTATATCCATCAGGGTAATGAAAAATGGTATTATCGAGATAGTAAAGACCGAGAAGTCTTCTGGAAACCAGATATTTGACAACTCAGTTTTAAAGGCTATTAAAAAAGTAAGCCCTTTTGAGCCACCTCCTTATGAGATGGAAATAAATGTGAGGACAAAACCATAACTATGAAAAGGTGCATAGCCTTGGTCCTGATATTATTTTTTTTGGCAACCCCTACTATATCCAATGCAGAGGTCAGTATAGTTATCAGCTCTCATGAAAGGCAGATGCCCATTGCCATATCAGACTTTTCGGGCACTCATGGGAAAGAGCTATCCGATGTAATAGCAGATGACCTTAGATACACAGGGCTTTTCCTCGTCTTAGAAAAGGATGCATTCATAGAGAAACCCGAGCAGGCATTCAGAAGGGAAAACTGGAGCGTTATTCAGGCAGATGTAGTGCTTAAGGGAAATGTAGAGGTAGGGGAAAACATCTCTGTCAATATATCGCTCTATGATGTATCGGATGGGACAGAGATATTAATAAAAAAATACGAAGCAGGCAGTGCCCTTCTAAGACAGATAGGACATAGCATTGCAAACGACATCTATATGAAGATTACAGGCAATGCAGGTGTCTTCAGGACAAAGATAGCCTTCATCGTCAGAGGGGATAGCGGAAAAGAGCTTTATCTTATGGACTGGGACGGCCAGAGGATAAAGAGATTAGGCTTCATAGCACCTGTCATTGTTTCCCCAAGATGGTCGAGGGATGGCTTGGGTCTTCTTTATTCGGCACAAAGGGACGGAAGATGGGGAATCTATATCTTGACACTCTCTGAGGCAAAAGAGAGGCTTATCCATTCCTCAAAAGCTATGCTCATGGCAGGAGACATCACAGGCAATGAGATTATTTTTTCCTCCTCGCAAAAAGGCACGCCTGACATCTACTTATATGAAATCACAAGAAATGAGACGAGAAACCTTACATCCATGAGAGGCATCGAGGTCTCCCCTTCGTTTTCCCCTGATGCTGAAACCATAGCATTCGTCTCTGACATGGGAGGCTCTCCTCAGGTTTACACAATGGACAAGAATGGTTATAATATAAATCGTGTTACCTTTGAGGGCTCATATAATACCTCGCCTTCATGGTCGCCATCAGGCGACAAGATTGCATTTGTGGGAGAATATAAAGGGAAAAACCAGATATTCTTGGTCAGCCCCAATGGCTTTGACCAAAAGAGGCTTACTGAGCATGGAAATAACGAGGACCCAAGTTTTTCTCCTGATGGAAGGTTCATTACATTTACATCGGACAGGGATGGAGAGAAGACAATATATATAATGAGGGCTGATGGCGAAGAACAAAAAAGGATAACACCAAAAGGATTAAAGGCATCGGGACCAAGATGGTCGCCGAATTAAAGTAAAAAGGAGGTTTTCACTATGAAAAAGCTTACAACCTTGATGATGACTCTTCTCGTTGCTTGCGGGCTTGTTATGGTGGGGTGTGCAAAAAGAATTGTAACACAGACAGTTTCGGAAACAACTGAAAGCCAAACAACAAAACAAGATTTAGCTACTGAAAAGGACCAAAAAACCGAAGAGATAAAAACCGAAAAAACGGAAACGGAAAAGATAACCGAGATGGAAATTGTCGAGGACGCAAAGATAGCTTCCGTAGATGCAAGCACACAAAAAACAGATGTGCTAATGCCCTCAAAAGGCAAGCCCATAGAGAAAGTTAAATCCCTTTGCTCGACTAATATAAGTGACTCTACATCGCACATCGGATTTGACTTCGATAGCTATGCTATAAAAGACGATGCAAAACCATTTCTCAAGGAGGTCTCTTCGTATCTAACCCGAAACGACCTAAAAATCTACATAGAGGGACATTGCGACGATAGGGGCACTGACGAATACAACCTTGCATTGGGAGATAGAAGGGCATCTACCGCAAGGGACTGGCTCCTCTCATCGGGTGTAGCAGGCAACAGGATAGAGGTCATAAGCTGTGGCGAGGAAAGCCCCATGTGCACAGAGGAAACAGATGAGTGCTGGTCAAAAAACAGAAGGGCACATTTTGTTACCCTGAATGAAACAAATGACAAGACAAACTAAAGGGTCAGAAACGACCCCCTTAACCTTATTGAAAGTGTTTTTGCTCTCTATAGGGCTTTTTGCCCTTCATGCCTGTAGCACCTTCGAGGAAATGAAGACTGACATCAACACCCTTAAAAGCGACTCCTATGAGACAAAAAAGGAGCTCTCGGAGTTAAATAAGGCTTTTTCTCAAATAAGCAAAGACATCGAGAATCTCCTACCAGAGATTGAAAAAATATCTAAGGAGGATTCCTTATCTGCGATAAAGGAAAGCCAGTCATCGCTTTTCGCTCAGGTCAGTGACCTCTTAAAGGAGATTCAGGCTCTAAGGGGAAAACACGACGAGGACAAACACTCAGCTGAAAACTCTTTGAAAGAGGCGATGAAGGAAGTGGCATTGCTCAAGGCAAAACTCGATGAGATAGATAAGGCACTAAGCACATATAAAGAGCGTCTGACAGTAGTTGAGGAAAAACAAAAGAAAGCCGAAAAGCCAATAGCAGATCCCCTGCCTGACGAGGAAAAGCTCTATAAAGAGGCACTGGACATCTTCAATGAAAAGAAATATAACGAGGCAAGAGAAAAGTTCTCCTCGTTTCTTAAGAGCTTTCCAGCTCACAGGCTTTCTGGCAATGCCCAGTTCTGGATAGGAGAGACATACTATGGTCAGAAGGACTTTGAAAATGCCATACTTTCCTACGAGGAGGTGATGAAAAAATTTAAGGACAGTCCAAAGGTCCCCTCTGCAATGCTCAAGCAGGCAATAGCATTCATCGAAACAGGCGACATACGGGCAGGTGCAGGCAGACTAAAAGACCTAATCGAAAAATACCCTGATTCAGAAGAGGCAAAAACCGCCCAAAAGAAACTCAAGGGATTAAAAACCCCATAGCCCTCCAGATTATATGAAATTATATGAAAAAACTTACCCACATAAATAGCAAAGGGCTTGCAAAGATGGTGGATGTAAGCAGTAAGCCAGTGACGCTGAGGTATGCCTCGGCAAGAGGCAGTGTCAGGATGAAAAACGAGACTCTGAGGCTTATAGCGGATGGGGCAATTGCAAAGGGTGATGTAATCGGCACTGCGCGAATCGCAGGCATCATGGCAGTAAAAAAGACCCCTGAGATTATTCCCTTATGCCATCCTCTGAACATCACGGCAGTTGATGTAGAGATTAAGATAGATAAGAAAAACTCAAGGCTTCTAATCGAATCGAAGGTAAAGACCTCTGCTCAGACAGGCGTTGAGATGGAGGCACTGACTGCTGTGTCTGCCTCTGCACTGACTATTTATGACATGTGTAAGGCAGTGGATAAAGAGATGGTTATCTCGGAAATCGTCCTTATTGAGAAAAGAGGCGGAAAATCAGACTTCGAACTAAGTTAACCTTTTATCTGAGAAAGTGCCTTTTTAGCCCTCTGATTGTCAGGGTCTAAGGCAAGGGCTTTATGGAACTGTTTTTTTGCCTCATCCATGCGTTTTGCCTTAAGATAAAGAAGCCCTAAATTTGCATAATACTCGCTGCTTGTCGGCTCAAGCCTTATTGCCTCGAGCATTGCACCTTCAGCCTCTTGGAGTCCCTGTGGAATTTTGCTCATGCTAAGGGACAGATAGTTCCAGTACTCAGGATTGTCCGGACTAATCTCCACTGCCTCCTTGAGAATCTTTACTGCAGAGACAAAATCACCTGACTTTATCAGACCTATTGCCTGCTTAAAATTCTTCTCTGCCTTTTCACCGCCCATGTCAGAAGGTGCTTCGAGCCTGCCCAGAGAAGACAGATACCGTTTTCTTCCTTCTTCGTCTTTCAGCGTGTTATAGGCATCGGTCAGGAAATCGAATATCTGTGACAGTTTGTCCTTAATAGTGGTGTCTGCGGAGTCATAAAACCTATCAGGATGAAACTCCTTTGCCAGAGCATAGTAGTTTTTTCTCACAGCCTCGGAGTCCGCTGACTCAGGGACATTAATCAGCTCAAAAAAGCTCATCGAACCGAGCCTCTCATAGATGTTATTGACCTTTGTCATGAATGCCTCTTCTTCCTCTGATACAGGTGCCAGTATTTCTTCCACGGAAACAGCTACCTTCTCTTGAACCGCCGCCACAGTCTCCGTGATTATTCCTATTGACCAAAGGAGATAAAGAATCTTCAGTGCCTCGAAGGAATTAAGCCATGAATCCTCTATTGTCTTTTTTATACTTCTTTTGCCATCTATGAGGGAAAGGATTTTTCTATCCTGTGCCGTAAGCTCCACCTCTTGGAATAGGCTCAAGGGGTCATCGCTTAACTTCATGACTGCATCCGTATCAGGCATTTCCCTTCTGATTCTTGTCCAGTTCTCTATCCTCTTTACGCCTTCATATATCAGGTTGCCCATGCTCATCTTCAGGGTTATCATCTCATCAGGGGTGGTCTCGGACTCTACGAACTCATACTCGCTGTCTTCAAATTGAAAAAGGCTGTAAATGATCTCCCTTACCTGATATTTCACGCCCCAGAAAAGGTCTTTTGGGGTAAGAAAGCCTAAGTTTACGAGTATGGCTCCCTGCCTCTGCCCTGTCTTCTTAAGCATCTCCACTGACTTGTCATACTGCTCTACGGTTATCTTGCCTGCCTTTATCAGCATCTCGCCAAGCCTATCGTCCTCGTAAGTAGACGATGCAAATATCGCATTGCCTTTGGAAAGGTATACCCTTTTTGTAATGCCGTGGGTTGAAATCAGAAGTGTTCCTGTTGCCCTGATTCTATTGAGGTAGGCAAGGATTTTTGGAAGGCTAACATTTCTGAGATAGCCTTTTAGGGGAATCTCTGTCATTTATATCTCCTTACCTCAAATCTCTGTATTCTGACATCGCTGTCATCGGGGTGAATGCCTGCCTTTAATTTTGCAATTCTGAGTTGCTCCTCAACCGAGTCAACGCCTTCGAGGTCTGGAAGCAAAAGCCCCTTTCTGATGCCCTTAGAAACTATGACTCCATATTTTTTGGAATCGAGCTCTGATATGTCTCTTATATCTTCAGGGGGACAGAGGACATCCACGGAATACTCGAGGTCTTTAAGTTCCTCCTTGGTAACAGGGCTAAACCGTGGGTCCTGTGTTGACGATGAAATTGCATTTCTTATAGCCTCCTCTGCCGCACAATCCGTTACAGGCTCTATGGTTCCAATACAGCCCCTCAGCTGGCCATGCTTTTTAAGGCAGACAAAAACACCTGCCTTAATAGCCATCTCCTCGGTTAAAGTA from Nitrospirota bacterium includes the following:
- the dsrM gene encoding sulfate reduction electron transfer complex DsrMKJOP subunit DsrM, which encodes MRAVIPFIAVLVLVLLAFIGVEVGKLNFLFAVVIPYVAISVFTIGFISRVVKWGKSPVPFRIPTTCGQQKSLPWIKDSKIENPSSTFGVIVRMALEVLLFRSLFRNLKTEMKSGKIVYGSEKYLWLAGLAFHWSFLFVLIRHYRFFIGKVPAFIGLVEGLDSFLQVGVPLLYITDVAILAAVTYLFIRRVYLPQVRYISLPADYFPLFLIFGIAASGVLMRYFYKTHIVAVKELAMSLVSFAPKVPEGIGVIFYIHLFLVSTLIAYFPFSKLMHMGGVFMSPTRNLTGNSREKRHINPWDYPVKVHTYEEYENDFRDKMKSVGIPVEKE
- a CDS encoding RsbRD N-terminal domain-containing protein, whose translation is MEKRSEILGRWFDAILDTYPADTASFLKNQKDRFHNPVGYTIYEGIAGIFDEIIKEAGDFDGASPFLDNIIRIRAIQDFAPSSAVSFVVLLKRIIRDELKAANGAFAVSSEELSLLDSKIDNLVLLSFDIYMGCRERLYEIKANEVKRNTFRLLQRAKLICEAQEDEPGLDDNNQERKEVTK
- a CDS encoding TusE/DsrC/DsvC family sulfur relay protein, with translation MGQMEFQGKQIEVDDDGYIVNLGDWSPELAAHLAGQDGITLTDAHWEIINFLREYYQKYQIAPMIKILVKEIGKVMGPEKGNTKYLYELYPAGPAKQACRFAGLPKPTGCV
- the tolQ gene encoding protein TolQ; the encoded protein is MENSVLNLIFQAGTVVKAVLLILLFFSVMSWAIIFFKHRYLKQAGKQNAVFLRAYSSGGEIKELFIEAKKYKLSPICNVFREVYSERLHPDRQEIRRALRRYETLEAEKLERYLNFLATTGSTTPFIGLFGTVWGIMNSFRNIGEAGSATLAVVAPGIAEALIATAMGLLAAIPAVIAYNYYLSRTRSIIIQMEDFSEELIEIFPLKTHAN
- a CDS encoding biopolymer transporter ExbD: MRIERHRKALSEINVTPLVDVMLVLLVIFMVTAPLLQQGIDVNLPKAKGKELSVKERINLTIKKDGRIYMNENPISLKEMRIKLNSISKLNPNVYFRADRNIPYGTIVEVISEVREAGIERLGMITEPSASIK
- a CDS encoding TonB C-terminal domain-containing protein; the encoded protein is MLSSDLKTAGLISFILHIGLLSLFPLVLRQRSFDISPSYTVSLISPDEIQMPEKKAIHMIDETSKETSVKAEEKTKISNTTGSDRESEYIDDRIAILRGIKKARQKTKEKAEISIGKQTSSQKGFFGQDEFPLRLKSAIEAVWVFPGEGKGLEAVISIRVMKNGIIEIVKTEKSSGNQIFDNSVLKAIKKVSPFEPPPYEMEINVRTKP
- the tolB gene encoding Tol-Pal system beta propeller repeat protein TolB; the protein is MKRCIALVLILFFLATPTISNAEVSIVISSHERQMPIAISDFSGTHGKELSDVIADDLRYTGLFLVLEKDAFIEKPEQAFRRENWSVIQADVVLKGNVEVGENISVNISLYDVSDGTEILIKKYEAGSALLRQIGHSIANDIYMKITGNAGVFRTKIAFIVRGDSGKELYLMDWDGQRIKRLGFIAPVIVSPRWSRDGLGLLYSAQRDGRWGIYILTLSEAKERLIHSSKAMLMAGDITGNEIIFSSSQKGTPDIYLYEITRNETRNLTSMRGIEVSPSFSPDAETIAFVSDMGGSPQVYTMDKNGYNINRVTFEGSYNTSPSWSPSGDKIAFVGEYKGKNQIFLVSPNGFDQKRLTEHGNNEDPSFSPDGRFITFTSDRDGEKTIYIMRADGEEQKRITPKGLKASGPRWSPN
- a CDS encoding OmpA family protein, yielding MKKLTTLMMTLLVACGLVMVGCAKRIVTQTVSETTESQTTKQDLATEKDQKTEEIKTEKTETEKITEMEIVEDAKIASVDASTQKTDVLMPSKGKPIEKVKSLCSTNISDSTSHIGFDFDSYAIKDDAKPFLKEVSSYLTRNDLKIYIEGHCDDRGTDEYNLALGDRRASTARDWLLSSGVAGNRIEVISCGEESPMCTEETDECWSKNRRAHFVTLNETNDKTN
- the ybgF gene encoding tol-pal system protein YbgF, whose translation is MKTDINTLKSDSYETKKELSELNKAFSQISKDIENLLPEIEKISKEDSLSAIKESQSSLFAQVSDLLKEIQALRGKHDEDKHSAENSLKEAMKEVALLKAKLDEIDKALSTYKERLTVVEEKQKKAEKPIADPLPDEEKLYKEALDIFNEKKYNEAREKFSSFLKSFPAHRLSGNAQFWIGETYYGQKDFENAILSYEEVMKKFKDSPKVPSAMLKQAIAFIETGDIRAGAGRLKDLIEKYPDSEEAKTAQKKLKGLKTP
- the moaC gene encoding cyclic pyranopterin monophosphate synthase MoaC — protein: MKKLTHINSKGLAKMVDVSSKPVTLRYASARGSVRMKNETLRLIADGAIAKGDVIGTARIAGIMAVKKTPEIIPLCHPLNITAVDVEIKIDKKNSRLLIESKVKTSAQTGVEMEALTAVSASALTIYDMCKAVDKEMVISEIVLIEKRGGKSDFELS
- a CDS encoding tetratricopeptide repeat protein — encoded protein: MTEIPLKGYLRNVSLPKILAYLNRIRATGTLLISTHGITKRVYLSKGNAIFASSTYEDDRLGEMLIKAGKITVEQYDKSVEMLKKTGQRQGAILVNLGFLTPKDLFWGVKYQVREIIYSLFQFEDSEYEFVESETTPDEMITLKMSMGNLIYEGVKRIENWTRIRREMPDTDAVMKLSDDPLSLFQEVELTAQDRKILSLIDGKRSIKKTIEDSWLNSFEALKILYLLWSIGIITETVAAVQEKVAVSVEEILAPVSEEEEAFMTKVNNIYERLGSMSFFELINVPESADSEAVRKNYYALAKEFHPDRFYDSADTTIKDKLSQIFDFLTDAYNTLKDEEGRKRYLSSLGRLEAPSDMGGEKAEKNFKQAIGLIKSGDFVSAVKILKEAVEISPDNPEYWNYLSLSMSKIPQGLQEAEGAMLEAIRLEPTSSEYYANLGLLYLKAKRMDEAKKQFHKALALDPDNQRAKKALSQIKG
- the amrA gene encoding AmmeMemoRadiSam system protein A, with protein sequence MHPIVVLVKRAVEEYIKKARVIKTPDTLTEEMAIKAGVFVCLKKHGQLRGCIGTIEPVTDCAAEEAIRNAISSSTQDPRFSPVTKEELKDLEYSVDVLCPPEDIRDISELDSKKYGVIVSKGIRKGLLLPDLEGVDSVEEQLRIAKLKAGIHPDDSDVRIQRFEVRRYK